In a genomic window of Prosthecobacter fusiformis:
- a CDS encoding MOSC domain-containing protein, giving the protein METPDPQTPAAETESLPVEVPVWTGDLVHIYISGGHDYWGRQGEGRMQSGITEVREIECVAGMGLRGDRYFGFRPDFKGQVTFFDAAVVEEIRRIFKLPKLPASVFRRNLIVRGMPLKTGLGKRFIFQGIEFEGSQECKPCQWMDRVIADGAEAFMKGEFRGGLRAKIRSSGVLRVG; this is encoded by the coding sequence ATGGAAACCCCGGACCCCCAGACCCCAGCCGCAGAGACGGAATCGCTACCGGTGGAGGTGCCGGTGTGGACAGGGGATCTGGTGCACATTTACATCTCCGGCGGCCATGATTACTGGGGGCGGCAGGGAGAAGGCCGGATGCAGAGCGGGATCACAGAGGTTCGAGAAATCGAATGCGTGGCTGGTATGGGCCTTCGCGGGGATCGTTACTTTGGCTTCCGCCCAGACTTCAAAGGGCAGGTGACGTTTTTCGATGCGGCGGTGGTGGAGGAAATCCGACGCATCTTCAAACTGCCGAAACTGCCTGCCTCCGTCTTCCGGCGCAACCTCATCGTCCGTGGCATGCCCCTGAAGACCGGACTGGGAAAAAGGTTCATCTTCCAAGGCATCGAATTTGAAGGCAGCCAGGAATGCAAACCCTGCCAGTGGATGGACCGCGTCATCGCGGATGGTGCGGAGGCCTTTATGAAAGGCGAATTTCGCGGCGGCCTGAGAGCGAAGATCCGCAGCAGTGGGGTGTTGAGGGTGGGGTGA
- a CDS encoding glycosyl hydrolase 115 family protein produces MLDTSLTAGALRLPPGVPVIVDESEPLPVQKAAHDLCRDLEWVLKVPSPLMRKLPDNASPAIVISSSVTEGGITGPESHAIIRRGSQVQLLGTDMRGTIYAIYSFCERFLDIPPWWFWAEWKPKTKSQIEIPEDAKLTWQSPQVRWRGWFPNDTDLLSPWIQRNYATHWDRVLETMLRLKLNLLDVGEFSDDSLRKLRVPRDRGLAVTTTHLAPFGASLRDWAKFWTKQGRASTPPLRLADMPQLEQFWEHHIRLAQQEKVEMIWMIGLRGDGDKGFYKSFTDAPPDDAARARVLQDVLHRQIALLQRVTGEQHPLMRTVIYDEASDYMAAGLLHPPELPSLIWNFSAARHDHFPAADLRNYRAPSARPLGYYFNVQFTNTGSHLADGEGPWKMEQNHRMLLESGPNLQLSIVNSGNIREFPLSLSAHASMMWDFASYTSDRFLADFCKGYWGAKYGPQIDVLYRDFFNAYWQQRKPDIPGFPRQYIFHDLRVVRAARDLMRATLHTSQESELLGDRGIGYYRIVPENCDTTSKVEAVIQCNQQAAERFAQVARRCDDLAPHLGDQGQQFFNQSLRAQARFMAAASACTAACAEAYKARNGKSTYDQWMRKAQVNGDGMAAILKELDATGPLQDWYSAEKIFGLPETLQMIQRRVSGNVKVKSN; encoded by the coding sequence ATGCTCGACACAAGTCTGACAGCGGGAGCCCTTCGTCTGCCTCCCGGCGTTCCAGTCATCGTTGATGAATCAGAGCCTCTTCCAGTTCAGAAGGCTGCCCACGACCTATGCCGTGATCTGGAATGGGTGTTGAAGGTTCCATCCCCGTTGATGAGGAAGCTGCCTGACAATGCCAGCCCGGCCATCGTCATTTCCAGCTCAGTCACTGAGGGGGGTATTACGGGTCCCGAGTCGCATGCGATCATTCGCCGAGGCTCACAGGTGCAGCTTCTGGGGACTGACATGCGTGGCACCATTTACGCCATCTACAGCTTCTGCGAGCGCTTCCTGGATATACCACCCTGGTGGTTTTGGGCTGAGTGGAAGCCAAAGACGAAGTCCCAAATTGAAATTCCAGAAGACGCTAAACTCACTTGGCAATCCCCGCAGGTTCGCTGGCGTGGCTGGTTTCCAAATGACACGGATCTACTGTCTCCATGGATTCAGCGCAATTACGCCACCCACTGGGACCGCGTTCTCGAAACCATGCTGCGGCTCAAACTCAATCTGCTGGATGTCGGCGAGTTCTCTGACGACTCGCTGCGAAAGCTGCGCGTGCCGCGTGATCGGGGGCTGGCCGTGACCACGACTCATCTCGCCCCTTTTGGCGCTTCCTTGCGTGATTGGGCGAAGTTTTGGACAAAACAGGGCCGTGCCAGCACACCGCCGCTCCGCCTGGCTGACATGCCGCAGCTTGAGCAGTTTTGGGAGCACCACATCCGCCTCGCCCAACAGGAGAAGGTTGAAATGATCTGGATGATCGGCCTGCGTGGGGATGGTGACAAAGGTTTTTACAAAAGCTTCACCGATGCACCGCCGGATGATGCCGCGCGTGCCAGGGTCCTTCAGGACGTGCTGCACCGTCAGATCGCACTCTTGCAGCGTGTCACAGGTGAGCAGCATCCACTCATGCGCACGGTGATCTACGATGAAGCCTCAGACTATATGGCTGCGGGCTTGCTGCATCCACCTGAGCTGCCCAGCCTCATCTGGAACTTTAGCGCCGCGCGGCATGACCACTTTCCGGCTGCTGATCTTCGGAATTATCGTGCTCCCTCCGCTCGTCCGCTCGGCTACTACTTCAATGTGCAGTTCACCAATACCGGCTCTCACCTCGCCGATGGTGAAGGCCCGTGGAAGATGGAGCAAAACCACCGTATGCTGCTGGAATCCGGCCCCAATTTGCAACTTTCCATCGTCAATTCCGGGAACATCCGTGAGTTCCCTCTCAGTCTATCGGCCCATGCCAGTATGATGTGGGACTTCGCCAGCTACACGAGTGACCGTTTTCTGGCGGACTTCTGCAAGGGCTACTGGGGAGCCAAGTACGGACCTCAAATTGACGTCCTGTACCGAGACTTCTTCAACGCCTACTGGCAGCAGCGAAAGCCCGATATTCCCGGCTTCCCTCGTCAATACATCTTCCATGATCTTCGCGTCGTCCGCGCTGCCCGGGATCTCATGCGAGCCACCCTCCATACTTCGCAGGAATCAGAACTGCTGGGTGATCGCGGCATCGGTTACTATCGCATCGTGCCCGAAAACTGCGACACCACCTCTAAGGTCGAGGCTGTGATCCAATGCAATCAACAAGCAGCCGAGCGCTTCGCACAAGTGGCCCGTCGCTGCGACGATCTTGCCCCGCACTTGGGTGATCAAGGCCAGCAGTTCTTCAATCAAAGCCTGAGAGCACAGGCTCGTTTCATGGCAGCAGCATCTGCCTGCACCGCTGCATGTGCAGAGGCTTACAAGGCTAGAAATGGTAAGAGCACCTATGATCAGTGGATGCGCAAAGCCCAGGTCAATGGGGACGGGATGGCAGCTATCCTGAAGGAGCTTGATGCCACAGGCCCTCTTCAGGACTGGTATTCAGCGGAGAAAATTTTTGGACTTCCAGAGACGCTGCAGATGATTCAGCGTCGTGTCTCGGGGAACGTAAAGGTTAAATCAAATTGA